The Dokdonia sp. 4H-3-7-5 genomic interval CGTGGTTACCACGTAGGAGGACGTTCACTTATGTGGGGACGTCAGAGTTACCGTTTATCTGATATTGACTTTGAAGCAAATAAAAAGGAAGGTATTGCTGTAGACTGGCCAGTACGTTATAGCGATATATCTCCTTGGTATGATAAGGTTGAAGAGTATATCTCTGTTTCTGGAGAAAACCTAGGACTTGAGGTGTTACCTGATGGTAAATTCTCACCTCCAATGGAGCTTAACTGTGTGGAGGAAGTGCTTAAGAAAAACATGGCCGAAAATTATAAAGACGGTCGTTTACTTACTATAGGCCGTGTTGCTCACATTACAGGGTCAAAAACTTATGACGGGCGTTCTGCCTGCCAGTTTAGAAATCGTTGTATGAGAGGGTGTCCTTTCGGGGGATACTTCTCAAGTAATTCATCCACACTACCAGCTGCAGAACGCACAGGGAATATGACGTTACGTCCATTTTCTATCGTTACAGAAGTGATGTACGATGATAAAACAGGTAAGGCAACTGGAGTAAAAGTTACCGATCAAGAAACCATGGAAACCATGGAGTTTAAAGCAAAGACCGTTTTCCTTTGTGCATCTGCCATTGCATCTGCTAGTATTCTTATGAACTCTAAGAGTGAGCGTTTTCCTAATGGAATGGGTAATGACTCTGGAGAGTTAGGTCACAACTTAATGGATCACCACTTTAAAGCAGGAGCAACTGCAAAGTGGGATGGAGATAAAGACAAATATTACAAAGGACGTCGCCCTAATGGGCTATATATTCCACGTTTTAGAAATATAGGAGGAGTGACAGATCAGAAAAACTTTAAGCGTGGTTACGGTTATCAAGGTGGAGCTGGACGTGGTGATTACCAGCCACAAATTGCTGAGGCAGGATACGGTGCAAAGCTCAAAGAAGAGATTCAAAAACCAGGAGGATGGACTATGAGCCTTATGGGCTTTGGAGAGTGTCTTCCTTACCATGAAAACAAAATGACGCTGGATTACAATGATCTAGATAAATGGGGACAACCTAAAGTAAACTTTGACGCAGAGTGGAAAGAGAATGAGTGGGAAATGCGTAAGGATATGATTGCAAGTGCAAAAGATATGCTTAAAAAAGCTGGATTTACAGATATCCAGACTATGGATGATCCTAGTGCTCCGGGTAACGGAATACATGAAATGGGTACGGCTCGTATGGGTCGTGATCCTAAGACATCAGTTTGTAACGGTAATAACCAGTTACACGCTGTTCCTAACGTTTATGTAACAGATGGAGCGTTTATGACCTCTGCAAGTTGTGTAAACCCATCACTCACATATATGGCTTTTAGTGCACGTGCCGCAAATCACGCTGCAGCTCAAATCAAAAAAGAAGCGTAAGATGAAAAGAAGACAGTTAATAAAGAACTTAGGATTAGGTGGAGTCGCACTTGTTGCAACACCTACTATATTGAGCCTTTTACAAAGTTGCAAAGCAGATGGACCTGTATTTGAGCCTGTATTTTTAAGCAATTCTCAAGGTAAAGCGTTAAGGCATATTGTAGATTTAATTATTCCTTCTGACGAGACAATCCCAGGAGCGGTAGATGTAGGTGCGCACAAGTTTATAGATACTTACTGGAATCAAGCAGTAGATGCAGAAGGTAAAACGCAAATTCTAGCAGGATTTGATGCGCTTGCAAATAGATTGCAAGATGCATCTGGTAAAACATTTGACGATGCAGAAGCGGAGGATTATGACGCCCTGTTGGCAAAGTATCTTACATCTTCAAAAGAGCAAGAAGCTGTATTTCAGAAAAGCCTTGGTGAGTTTTATCAAGCCTATCAAAATGATAAAACAGTTAAGGTAGATCCAGATGCTGGAGCATTCAGTCTTTTAGGAAATATAAGAGGAATGGCTATATGGGGATGGAAAGCCTCAGAAGAAATAGGAGAAAATGTTCTCGCTTATGAGCCTATTCCAGGTAAACAAATAGGTTGCTTACCGCTAGAGGAAGCAACAGGAGGAAAGACATATTCTCTATAATTACTAGATGTGTAATTAATGGAATGCTATAAATGACAATGTTGCAAGAATTTTAATAAATTATGGACAGAAGGAAATTTATACAAAAAGGAGCTCTCACGGGTTCCTTTTTAGGTTTAGGTAGTTTCGGGGTAAATGCTATGGTTAAAGGGATAGAAGATGTCTCCGCTTTCGCGAAAGCGAAAAATGGAGCACATTCTTTTAATCTCAATTATGCACCACATGTAGGGATGTTTAAAGAGCTCGCTGGCGAAAATGTGATCGATCAGCTTCACTTTATGGCAGATCAAGGATTTACTGCCTTTGAAGACAATGAGATGCGCAACCGTCCTGTTTCCGAACAAAAAGCGATGGCGCTTGTCATGAAAGAACGCGGAATGACCATGGGTGTTTTTGTTGCTCACAAAATACACTGGACAAAACCAAACCTAGCCAGCGGAAAACAAGAATGGCGTGATGAGTTTCTGGCAGATATCAAAAGTTCTATAGAAGTTGCAAAGCGTGTAAATGCAAAATGGATGACCGTGGTGCCTGGTCACGTAGACTTGCGTCAAAATATTGATTTTCAAACGGCAAATGTGGTAGAGACTTTAAAACAAGCTGCAGCGATTCTAGAACCACATGGAATTGTAATGGTGCTTGAACCATTAAATTTTAGAAATCATCCAGGACTCTTTCTATCTAAGTCGCCACAAGCATACCAGATTTGTAAAGCAGTAGATAGTCCGTCATGTAAGATTCTTTTTGATATTTATCATCAGCAAATTCAAGAAGGAAACTTGATTCCTAACATAGAACAGTGTTGGGACGAGATTGCGTATTTCCAGATAGGGGATAATCCAGGGCGCAATGAGCCTACCTCTGGAGAGATTAACTATAAAAATGTATTTAAATACATTCATAGTCGTGGTTTTAAAGGAGTTTTAGGAATGGAGCATGGCAACAGTATCAAGGGGAAAGAAGGCGAGCAGCGTGTAATAGATGCGTATGTGGAGAGTGATCTCTTCTTATAAATTATTTTTTAAAATAATACAATCAGAATCTCTTCGTTTGATAACGGAGTGTGTAGGATTTACTACTTTTACTCAAAACCCTAGCAGATGAGTTCATCCTTTGAGAAATACCAGAAAAGACGATTGATTACCTCCTATTTTTCGGTGGTGATTAGTATTGCTTTGGTACTATTTTTACTGGGAATACTAGGATTACTAGTGCTTAACACCAAAAAAGTAGCCGACTATTTTAAGGAAACTATTGCAGTGGGTGTTTACTTTAAAGATGGAGCAAAAGATGTGGAAATGAAGCAGCTTGAGAAGTCTTTGTCGCTTGCAGAATACACGAAGTCCATACAATTTGTATCAAAAGAAGAAGCTGCCGAAGCGCATAGCGAAGCGCTAGGAGAAAACTTTGTAGATTACCTTGGAGAAAATCCACTACAAAATAGCATAGATTTATATCTTAATGCAGATTACGTGTCTGCTGAAAAAGTATCAGAAATCGCAGCAGAAATTGCTTCTAAAAACTTTGTAGAGGAAGTGACGTATGACAAGCCGTTAATCTCACTCCTTAACGACAATATTAAGAAAATGAGCCTGTGGATTCTCATTATCTCAGGGATATTCACTTTTATAGCAGTGTTGCTTATTAATAGTTCTATACGATTATCCGTATATGCTAAGCGATTTACCATAAAAACCATGCAGATGGTTGGAGCGACTAAAAAATTTATACGCAGGCCTTTCGTTTGGAAAAGTGTGCGTTTAGGGATTATAGGAGCGCTTATAGCTATAGCAGGGATGGCTGGAGTATTGTATTATGCAAACAAGACTTTTCCTCAACTCACATTACTTGATGATCCACTTCTACTAGGAGCACTTTTTGGAGGGGTATTTATGATGGGTATCGTGATTACTTGGTTTAGCACCTTTCTTGCAACACAACGTTTCTTAAATTTGCGCACAGACGAATTATACTACTAGCAGTATTAAAGTATTACTATGGGAGAACAAAAACGTAAAGAAGTTATTAAACAAGAAACCGAATTTATCTTTGGTAAGAAGAATTTTACCTGGATGCTTATTGGACTTGGCGTGATTGCCTTAGGCTTTATACTAATGTCTGGTGGTGGTAGTGACGACCCTAATGTTTTTAATCCTGAGATCTAC includes:
- a CDS encoding gluconate 2-dehydrogenase subunit 3 family protein, with amino-acid sequence MKRRQLIKNLGLGGVALVATPTILSLLQSCKADGPVFEPVFLSNSQGKALRHIVDLIIPSDETIPGAVDVGAHKFIDTYWNQAVDAEGKTQILAGFDALANRLQDASGKTFDDAEAEDYDALLAKYLTSSKEQEAVFQKSLGEFYQAYQNDKTVKVDPDAGAFSLLGNIRGMAIWGWKASEEIGENVLAYEPIPGKQIGCLPLEEATGGKTYSL
- a CDS encoding hydroxypyruvate isomerase family protein; the protein is MDRRKFIQKGALTGSFLGLGSFGVNAMVKGIEDVSAFAKAKNGAHSFNLNYAPHVGMFKELAGENVIDQLHFMADQGFTAFEDNEMRNRPVSEQKAMALVMKERGMTMGVFVAHKIHWTKPNLASGKQEWRDEFLADIKSSIEVAKRVNAKWMTVVPGHVDLRQNIDFQTANVVETLKQAAAILEPHGIVMVLEPLNFRNHPGLFLSKSPQAYQICKAVDSPSCKILFDIYHQQIQEGNLIPNIEQCWDEIAYFQIGDNPGRNEPTSGEINYKNVFKYIHSRGFKGVLGMEHGNSIKGKEGEQRVIDAYVESDLFL
- a CDS encoding DUF3098 domain-containing protein — translated: MGEQKRKEVIKQETEFIFGKKNFTWMLIGLGVIALGFILMSGGGSDDPNVFNPEIYSWRRIRLAPAVILIGFGIEVYAILLNPNKGK
- a CDS encoding cell division protein FtsX, whose translation is MSSSFEKYQKRRLITSYFSVVISIALVLFLLGILGLLVLNTKKVADYFKETIAVGVYFKDGAKDVEMKQLEKSLSLAEYTKSIQFVSKEEAAEAHSEALGENFVDYLGENPLQNSIDLYLNADYVSAEKVSEIAAEIASKNFVEEVTYDKPLISLLNDNIKKMSLWILIISGIFTFIAVLLINSSIRLSVYAKRFTIKTMQMVGATKKFIRRPFVWKSVRLGIIGALIAIAGMAGVLYYANKTFPQLTLLDDPLLLGALFGGVFMMGIVITWFSTFLATQRFLNLRTDELYY
- a CDS encoding GMC oxidoreductase — its product is MYDAIVVGSGISGGWAAKELCENGMKTLVLERGRMVNHIEDYPTMHKDPWDFELKGNNSVEVDARYEKQSRTGYVHKAEHRHFFVDDVDHPYNETKRFDWIRGYHVGGRSLMWGRQSYRLSDIDFEANKKEGIAVDWPVRYSDISPWYDKVEEYISVSGENLGLEVLPDGKFSPPMELNCVEEVLKKNMAENYKDGRLLTIGRVAHITGSKTYDGRSACQFRNRCMRGCPFGGYFSSNSSTLPAAERTGNMTLRPFSIVTEVMYDDKTGKATGVKVTDQETMETMEFKAKTVFLCASAIASASILMNSKSERFPNGMGNDSGELGHNLMDHHFKAGATAKWDGDKDKYYKGRRPNGLYIPRFRNIGGVTDQKNFKRGYGYQGGAGRGDYQPQIAEAGYGAKLKEEIQKPGGWTMSLMGFGECLPYHENKMTLDYNDLDKWGQPKVNFDAEWKENEWEMRKDMIASAKDMLKKAGFTDIQTMDDPSAPGNGIHEMGTARMGRDPKTSVCNGNNQLHAVPNVYVTDGAFMTSASCVNPSLTYMAFSARAANHAAAQIKKEA